In Lathyrus oleraceus cultivar Zhongwan6 chromosome 2, CAAS_Psat_ZW6_1.0, whole genome shotgun sequence, the DNA window tACAAAGTTCTGATCATTTTCTCATTAGTAGGAACTAGAATTTTACGCGAGTAATTCGTCTGAATTCAAAAATGTTTCTTGATCAAATCTAATCTAATTCAATCAAGATTACCAAGTCCATGGACTGGCTGTCCAAAAATTCAAATGCGGATAAAATCTCGCCGAGTTTCCTTTTTGCTTCTTGCAGCAGTTTCTGATAAGAAGAACAGAAACAAAAGTAATCAGATAAGATTAACGCCTAAAACTTCATAAATTCACAAAACAAGAACACTGATCGAACCTGGCAGCAGCTATAATCTTTGCAAGCAAGAAGAGCCACATTAACCGAAGATAACTTCGGTGGGGTAAGTATTGAAACCTTTGTTACTATTCCCAAGGAACCTTCACTTCCTACATCATTGTAAAGTTGAAGTTGAGTTACGGTCACGTCATTGGTTAGTTTTTCATTATTGTTAACTACATACCTATAAACAAATGTTTCAAATCATAGCCAGTATTATCTTTGCGCAATGTCTTAAGCATGTCAAGTACAGTGCCATTTGCTAGAACAGCTTCAACACCTGCCATACGATACAATCGGAAGTTTGATTCAGAATAATAAATTTAGTACTGGAAACAGAAAATAGTGGATCGAAGATGTCACTAAGTTTACAATTTATTAAGCAATCCCAGAAATCTATAACTCTCACTTGAAAAGACGCAAATGAATACAATCATCCAACTTTGGTACTTCGATTTTGGAAGTTTAAATTCTGATTATATGGAATAACAAGTAATACTCAACCTGTGATTGCAGAGTCAAGTTTTACTacttaaaaatattttctcaCCAAGTACACTTCCATGAAGAGATCCATAACGAACAAGACGCAAACCACCGGCATTAGTTGAAACATTTCCACCAATCTGGCAACTCCCTTTAGCACCTAAGTCTAGGGGCATAATAAATCTGAATGAAAAGTGTACACAACTTAAATACAAAAAGCATACATCAAGGTCTTGAGTATAACTCAAATGGGCATAGAAAGGAGAATCAATAATCTATAactttttaataaaaaaaaaagcATCTATAACTTTCAAAGACCTAAGTTATGCCACTGCACTTACGCCACATAGAACTTTGAGTATCAATATGATTTTGTCATGCAAAAACAGTCATCTAAGTTATGAAACTTCATTACTTTCTATAAGCTGAAATTAGATTAAAGTAAAGTAAAAAAGAACAAAAACCTGAGGGGATATAAATTACGAAACAGATATATGACAATTACAAAAAATAATACTTATAAAGTGAAAAAGATTACCCTTCATTGTCCATGAATGACATTAGATTTTCCAATATGCACCCAGCTTCACATACCAGTATTCCACTAACCTAAAACAGGCATTGGCAAAATCTTCAGAACTAATTATAAAAATCCTCGGTTATCATGTATCCTCACTTTCTTTATACATGATTTAACAAATTCTATTAAAATAGAAAATACAGATTTGATAGAAATTGGAATTACAAGGTAACTTGTGTAATCAAATGTTTGCtcatacaacaacaacaacaataacaatcTGTATTGAGGCGAACGAGTTGGATGTGGATACTAATGAATTGCGTTGTGTATAACTTTACAGAAAAACAACTTCTAAGCCATAAGCGCTATTTCTGAACACAAAGTAAGCTAATCTAATATCCAAACACACACATAGGGAAGGGAAGTCATGACACATATGCCTTTGAAGAAGTAAATGGTCTACCTTGTCAAAAGATACGATCTTGTTCATTGAACTAAGACTAACAATCACCTGCAGCATTAGACAATAAGAAATCTGTCAATGTACAATAGGATACGCCAAAACAGTATAACATGTCTCCTTTAATGTAATGCCGAGTGTTTCGTTGGCAAGAGGAAGAGTTAAAGAGTATACTTCATCAAAGACGGGCACACTTCCACCTACAAGACCAGTGTTTCCACCTTGAGGAACAACGGCCAGGTTTCTGGAGTTACAGTATTTAAGAATCTCAGAAACCTGCAATATCGAAAAATGAAATACATAAGAAAGCTGTTTCAAATGCTTAGGTCCTGTTTGAATAAACCAATTAAATAAGCCTATTGCATAAGAGGTTATCATATAAATACTTATGTATAAGTTATTTCTATAACAGAAGACAAAATAGATTCAACTTCTTTCATATAAGCAATAAGCGGTTTTCATAAGTAATACTAGAGAGTTAATGAAAATAAACTGAAAACAGATTACAGATATGTCGTGACTCATGAGCATTCTTCATAAGCGTTTTCAAACAATCTCACAAATCCTTATGCGAGTAGATAATCTCATATAAATCAATCCAAACAGACCTTGTTTGAATAAATAGCTTAATTGAGTGTGTACTTTATAAGGCAAACAGACCTTGTTTTTATATAAGTACTAATGTAAAAGCTAAAATGCAGATGTTTTCATAACCTTTCCTAAGGagattttgaaaataaaaatcagCTTATGAACATGTCATGAATTGTCTTCATAGCTTCTCAAACAGCACCACAAGTGTTTACACAAATGAATAAACTCAAATTAATCAATCCAAACAGTCATTAATTGAATCAATTGCTTATACTTTTCATCACATgcaaaagaaaatgacaaaaAAAAGTAGATAAATGAACCTGATCAGTGTTGCAAGGCTGTAGAAGAATCTTACTGGAGCCTTTATACTTATGCATCCAATCAATATTAGCAGCACTGAGCTTATCTTCATCCTGTACAACATTTTTCTTCCCCAAAATCTCTTGAAAGTATTtaacatcatcatcattcaaCTCTGAGAATCTGGAGCTCCTCTGAACCACTCCACCCATTGAACCATAACAACATTTCTGATGAATTTCGAAAGGGTTTCCACCACCCAATTGCTCATTTTTCACGGAATTTCTCAGCGGATTGAAAAAAGACAAAGCTTTATGTTCCCCGGGAACAACATTGCGCTGTAATTGTGGGGAATTTTCATGAAAACCTGTTACTGATGTGAATTGAGAAGACGGTGATGCATAAGGTAGAAGAGATGGGTTTTGTTGTTGGTGATGATGGAAGCGTGAGAGGAAACGAAGTGTGTCTCTGCTATTCCGATTCATCATCTTCCCTGAAGTTGGATccaaaaatattatttttattttgagaatttataaaaatatttaatcAATAATAAAGTTGTTTCCgtaaataaa includes these proteins:
- the LOC127120190 gene encoding D-2-hydroxyglutarate dehydrogenase, mitochondrial produces the protein MMNRNSRDTLRFLSRFHHHQQQNPSLLPYASPSSQFTSVTGFHENSPQLQRNVVPGEHKALSFFNPLRNSVKNEQLGGGNPFEIHQKCCYGSMGGVVQRSSRFSELNDDDVKYFQEILGKKNVVQDEDKLSAANIDWMHKYKGSSKILLQPCNTDQVSEILKYCNSRNLAVVPQGGNTGLVGGSVPVFDEVIVSLSSMNKIVSFDKVSGILVCEAGCILENLMSFMDNEGFIMPLDLGAKGSCQIGGNVSTNAGGLRLVRYGSLHGSVLGVEAVLANGTVLDMLKTLRKDNTGYDLKHLFIGSEGSLGIVTKVSILTPPKLSSVNVALLACKDYSCCQKLLQEAKRKLGEILSAFEFLDSQSMDLVTNHLDGARNPFPDAQHDFYVLIETTGSDESSDKQKLEAFLLGSMENELIADGVLAQDINQASTFWNIREGIPEALMKAGAVYKYDLSIPLENLYTIVEEMRSRLGDAANVIGYGHLGDGNLHLNVSVPQYDDKILSQIEPFVYEWTSKHRGSISAEHGVGLMKANEIFYSKSRETVQVMNSIKNLMDPNHILNPYKVLPHSITS